One window of the Paraburkholderia sp. PGU19 genome contains the following:
- a CDS encoding sulfotransferase family 2 domain-containing protein, whose translation MRTVIVHYHLFKNAGSTVDSILSRNFPDEQHGHIEGPYPWSTVQPQELVEFSLANPALRVVSSHHARPPLPQHPDIQFLPVLFLRHPIDRFASVYEFERRQPADSLSPSVAIAREGGLAEFAKWGVGQEANAVCRNFQVAHLANAQHDMRTARATSEDYMSALRHLESLSFFGIVESFQESIEAMQALFRPHFGDINLTHSSENVTPGRHATLVERLAHIRSELGEPLYRSLVELNSLDMLLYDEARKRFADALQTRAGVAAAQGKPTSFWRRIVRALRGAHSTSA comes from the coding sequence ATGCGCACCGTCATTGTCCACTACCATTTGTTCAAGAATGCAGGATCGACCGTCGACAGTATCCTGTCGCGGAATTTTCCGGACGAACAACATGGCCATATCGAAGGGCCCTACCCCTGGTCGACGGTGCAACCACAGGAACTCGTGGAATTCTCGCTCGCCAATCCCGCGCTGCGTGTCGTGTCGAGCCATCATGCGAGGCCGCCTCTTCCGCAACATCCCGACATTCAGTTTTTGCCGGTTCTCTTTCTGCGCCACCCAATTGACCGCTTCGCGTCCGTGTACGAATTCGAACGGCGACAGCCTGCGGATAGCCTGAGCCCAAGTGTCGCCATTGCGCGCGAAGGAGGGCTCGCGGAGTTTGCAAAATGGGGCGTCGGCCAGGAAGCAAACGCCGTATGCCGAAATTTTCAAGTCGCTCACCTCGCGAATGCGCAGCACGACATGCGCACCGCGCGCGCTACAAGTGAAGACTACATGAGCGCCCTCCGACATCTTGAGAGCCTTTCGTTCTTCGGTATCGTCGAATCGTTCCAGGAATCCATCGAGGCGATGCAAGCACTTTTCCGGCCTCATTTCGGCGATATCAATCTCACACATTCAAGCGAAAACGTCACGCCCGGACGGCATGCGACCCTCGTCGAACGACTTGCGCATATCCGCAGCGAACTGGGCGAACCGTTGTACCGGAGTCTCGTAGAGTTGAATTCGCTCGACATGTTGCTCTACGACGAGGCACGCAAGCGGTTTGCGGACGCCCTACAGACTCGCGCAGGAGTCGCGGCAGCGCAGGGCAAGCCAACGAGTTTCTGGCGCAGGATCGTACGCGCGCTGCGCGGTGCGCATTCGACCAGCGCGTGA
- a CDS encoding SDR family oxidoreductase → MSHVVVSGANGFVGRALCRALLDAGHRVTGLVRRSGNCVDGVTEWVDASTDYSGIVHNWPADLKADCVVHLAARVHVMHDMVADPDAAFRATNVDGTLRLAAAAQQHGVPRFVFVSSIKAAAEQDRGQSLRENDAPRPEDAYGRSKRAAEEALTRLGDDTGLEIVIVRPPLVYGPQVRANFLRLMDAVWRGVPLPLGGADARRSMVYVGNLADALVHCATDPRAAGQCFHVADSSALTVAELVRSLARHLGKPSRLLPVPAAWLRAAGRLTGKSAQIDRLIGSLQVDTSHIRDVLGWQPPFSTDEGLAATADWYRSTH, encoded by the coding sequence ATGAGTCATGTGGTCGTGAGCGGGGCGAACGGTTTTGTCGGGCGTGCGCTGTGCCGCGCGCTGCTCGATGCCGGCCATCGCGTGACGGGTCTGGTGCGGCGTTCCGGCAACTGTGTGGACGGAGTTACGGAGTGGGTCGACGCAAGCACCGACTACAGCGGCATCGTGCACAACTGGCCCGCCGACCTCAAAGCCGACTGCGTCGTGCATCTCGCCGCCCGCGTGCATGTGATGCACGACATGGTCGCTGACCCCGACGCCGCGTTTCGCGCGACCAATGTCGACGGCACGCTGCGCCTCGCAGCGGCGGCACAGCAGCATGGTGTGCCGCGCTTCGTGTTCGTGAGCAGCATCAAGGCAGCCGCGGAACAGGATCGCGGACAATCGCTCCGCGAGAACGACGCCCCGCGCCCCGAAGACGCCTACGGACGCTCAAAGCGCGCGGCGGAAGAGGCGCTGACACGCCTCGGCGACGACACCGGCCTGGAGATCGTGATCGTGCGGCCCCCGCTCGTGTACGGACCGCAAGTGCGCGCTAACTTCCTGCGCCTGATGGACGCCGTCTGGCGGGGCGTTCCGCTGCCGCTCGGCGGTGCCGACGCGCGGCGCAGCATGGTGTACGTTGGCAATCTGGCCGATGCGCTCGTCCATTGCGCGACCGATCCGCGCGCGGCGGGCCAGTGCTTCCATGTCGCCGACAGCAGCGCGCTGACCGTCGCGGAACTGGTGCGCTCGCTCGCGCGGCATCTCGGCAAGCCGTCGCGGCTACTGCCCGTCCCAGCCGCATGGCTGCGCGCGGCGGGCCGTCTGACAGGTAAGTCGGCGCAAATCGACCGCCTGATCGGCAGCCTGCAGGTCGATACGTCGCACATTCGCGACGTGCTCGGCTGGCAACCCCCGTTCTCAACCGACGAAGGTCTGGCGGCAACCGCCGACTGGTATCGTTCGACTCATTGA
- a CDS encoding methyltransferase domain-containing protein codes for MTQCAVCSSKAVLFRTIDKVDYFECETCGSLFADPEFLSDLETGRISNYEHSYWESELHAARERSYGSSLQRIAETFLYCRIPINRFVDIGSGPGYLLDAASSALPDAARVFYGVELFPPDESLRTRHPNYKVCSIGDAGERFDAGVCVEVIEHLTPSMLNGLAKQMAQVSSPGALYLINSGQPAYVKNEDPDYLDPLGRGHVVSYSIEGARKIFEPHGFRVIPLPGRHWAFLLEFQSEDTKQSPQELLEKRLWSPLPENVAVLRDGSAGSLMYHAGRDAARVYLEYATVVERTNWALGLQAEVERTRTQPDRRAAGSDTAARGAHPVRPDFNVQAAHPGLLGRARHWLRTHTA; via the coding sequence GTGACCCAATGCGCCGTGTGCTCCTCGAAAGCAGTGCTATTCCGCACGATCGATAAGGTCGATTATTTCGAATGTGAAACCTGCGGCTCATTATTCGCCGATCCAGAATTCCTCTCAGATCTGGAAACTGGGCGCATTTCGAACTATGAGCACTCGTATTGGGAATCCGAATTGCACGCGGCGCGCGAACGCTCGTACGGATCGTCGCTGCAGCGGATCGCCGAAACGTTCCTGTATTGCAGGATTCCCATTAATCGTTTCGTCGATATTGGCTCGGGCCCGGGCTATCTGCTCGACGCTGCATCGAGTGCCCTACCCGACGCCGCTCGCGTGTTCTACGGCGTTGAGTTGTTTCCGCCCGACGAGTCGCTTCGGACCCGGCATCCCAACTACAAGGTGTGCTCGATAGGCGACGCCGGCGAGCGTTTCGATGCAGGTGTGTGCGTGGAAGTGATCGAGCATCTCACGCCATCGATGCTGAACGGCCTTGCCAAGCAGATGGCGCAGGTATCGTCGCCTGGCGCACTGTATCTGATCAACTCCGGCCAGCCCGCTTACGTCAAAAACGAAGATCCGGACTATCTCGACCCTCTCGGCCGTGGCCACGTCGTGTCGTATTCGATCGAAGGCGCCCGGAAGATTTTTGAACCTCATGGATTCCGCGTCATTCCGCTGCCCGGCCGTCATTGGGCATTCCTGCTCGAATTTCAGTCTGAGGACACGAAGCAGTCTCCGCAAGAGCTATTGGAAAAACGGCTGTGGTCGCCCTTGCCTGAGAATGTCGCCGTTTTGCGCGACGGTAGCGCTGGCTCCCTGATGTATCACGCAGGCCGGGACGCGGCGCGCGTTTATCTAGAATACGCGACCGTCGTCGAGCGCACGAACTGGGCGCTCGGACTACAGGCCGAAGTCGAGCGGACGCGCACGCAGCCTGACCGGCGCGCTGCGGGAAGCGACACCGCAGCACGAGGAGCGCATCCTGTGCGACCTGATTTCAATGTTCAGGCGGCTCATCCGGGTCTGCTAGGCCGCGCACGGCATTGGTTGCGCACGCACACAGCTTAA
- a CDS encoding glycosyltransferase family 4 protein has protein sequence MPMQDSLMAPWTLPLVAGAAVCVCAAILFVLLKTGLAWRLATDIPNDRSLHVRPTPRVGGWGIVPVAVVAMLLVAPSLWFAALATALLAAVSQVDDRRGLPARVRFAAHLIAVAALVALFPAAAPWWVLCALAFLMIWLVNLYNFMDGADGLAGGMALFGFAGYAAAALLSNHPMPELALASLAVAGAALGFLFFNFHPARIFLGDAGSISLGYLAGALGYWGWRGGAWPVWFPALVFAPFIGDASVTLARRLARGEKFWQAHREHYYQRMVRSGVGHAGTAWVWYAVMVVGIALALLVLGRSPAVQWGTVAGWAAVLVVIGFIVDLRWRRFQSTPSQQSEV, from the coding sequence ATGCCGATGCAAGATTCACTGATGGCTCCATGGACACTTCCGCTCGTTGCGGGCGCGGCCGTCTGCGTGTGCGCGGCGATCCTGTTTGTCTTGTTGAAGACAGGTCTCGCCTGGCGCCTCGCGACCGATATCCCGAACGACCGCTCGCTCCACGTGCGCCCGACGCCGCGCGTCGGCGGCTGGGGCATCGTGCCTGTCGCCGTCGTGGCGATGCTGCTGGTCGCGCCGTCGCTGTGGTTCGCTGCGCTGGCGACGGCGCTCCTCGCCGCCGTCTCGCAGGTCGACGACCGCCGCGGATTGCCCGCGCGCGTGCGCTTTGCTGCGCATCTGATCGCCGTTGCCGCGCTCGTTGCGCTGTTTCCTGCAGCCGCGCCATGGTGGGTGCTCTGTGCGCTGGCATTTTTGATGATCTGGCTGGTCAACCTCTACAATTTCATGGATGGCGCGGATGGCCTCGCAGGCGGTATGGCGCTGTTCGGCTTCGCGGGCTACGCGGCTGCGGCGCTTCTCTCCAATCATCCGATGCCAGAACTGGCCTTGGCGTCGCTGGCGGTAGCAGGCGCCGCGCTCGGCTTTCTGTTCTTCAACTTCCATCCTGCCCGTATTTTTCTCGGCGATGCGGGCTCGATCTCGCTGGGCTATCTGGCGGGCGCGCTCGGTTACTGGGGCTGGCGTGGCGGCGCGTGGCCCGTGTGGTTTCCGGCGCTGGTATTCGCGCCGTTCATCGGCGATGCCTCGGTGACGCTGGCGCGGCGTCTCGCGCGCGGAGAAAAGTTTTGGCAAGCGCACCGCGAGCACTATTATCAGCGGATGGTACGTTCGGGCGTCGGCCATGCGGGCACCGCGTGGGTCTGGTACGCGGTCATGGTTGTCGGCATAGCGCTTGCGTTACTTGTACTTGGCCGTTCACCGGCCGTTCAGTGGGGCACCGTAGCAGGGTGGGCCGCTGTGCTGGTCGTCATCGGATTCATCGTCGACCTGCGCTGGCGCCGGTTCCAGTCAACACCGTCCCAACAATCCGAGGTATGA
- a CDS encoding glycosyltransferase family 2 protein, with protein MNTTREPGNEIEGLSVSVVVYRPDLQQLAQTLKSLAAAYDALKETHPAFRLDVCLVDNGGLPDMTAALDALRAHGATCSIIAGHGNVGYGRGHNLAIERAASRYHLVLNPDIDLDRQALVSAVEFFESHLQVGLLTPRIGDEDGHIQYLCRRYPTLLDLIVRGFLPASVRRFFARRLARYEMQDVINEHDIVWDPPIVSGCFMLFRTNVLKKLAGFDPRYFLYFEDYDLSLRTHEVARIAYLPAMRVLHHGGGAARKGSAHIRMFAASACKFFNRFGWKWL; from the coding sequence ATGAATACTACGCGTGAGCCGGGTAACGAGATCGAGGGTCTCTCCGTGTCCGTGGTCGTTTATCGGCCGGACCTGCAGCAACTCGCGCAGACGCTGAAAAGCCTTGCCGCCGCTTACGATGCGCTCAAAGAGACGCATCCCGCGTTCAGACTGGACGTCTGTCTCGTCGACAACGGTGGACTGCCTGACATGACGGCTGCTTTGGACGCTCTGCGCGCGCATGGCGCAACCTGCTCGATCATCGCTGGCCATGGCAACGTCGGCTATGGCCGCGGCCACAATCTGGCCATTGAGCGCGCAGCAAGCCGCTATCATCTCGTGCTGAATCCGGATATCGATCTCGACCGCCAGGCGCTTGTAAGCGCGGTGGAGTTCTTCGAAAGCCATTTGCAAGTCGGCCTGCTCACCCCCCGCATCGGCGACGAAGACGGCCACATCCAGTACCTCTGCCGCCGCTATCCAACGCTACTCGACCTGATCGTACGCGGCTTCCTGCCTGCGAGCGTCCGTCGCTTCTTCGCGCGACGTCTCGCCCGCTATGAAATGCAAGACGTCATCAACGAGCACGACATCGTTTGGGATCCACCCATCGTCAGCGGCTGCTTCATGCTGTTCCGCACGAACGTGCTGAAGAAGCTCGCCGGTTTCGATCCACGCTATTTCCTTTATTTCGAGGACTACGATCTGAGCCTGCGCACGCACGAAGTCGCCCGGATCGCCTATTTGCCCGCGATGCGCGTGCTCCACCACGGCGGTGGCGCCGCCCGCAAAGGCTCCGCGCACATCCGCATGTTCGCTGCGTCGGCCTGCAAGTTCTTCAACCGTTTCGGCTGGAAGTGGCTATGA